A portion of the Bdellovibrionales bacterium genome contains these proteins:
- a CDS encoding VWA domain-containing protein has product MTWASPWAFGFLAPLVLIFIWRWFMRKRQRPSVQFSSIKILKAAGSTLRARLVGIPTVLKLFGLFFVVVALARPQKSDTKMKRNVESIDIMIVLDISDSMLIEDMQPENRLESSKKVIHDFIKGRISDRIGLVVFSGESYTRVPMTLDYPLLMNNLAQVQTSRNIKMGTAIGVALANAVGRLKDSTAKSRVVIFLTDGENNSGTIDPQTAIEMARDLGIKAYSIGMGRDGQAQLPVYLDNGRGGKVKRYRPIHSAINDELLGRMASETGGKYYRAIDGKALENVFKDIDRLEKTKVEVNEFTRYSELYPPYLEAGLVLLIISSFIGRTVLRRGP; this is encoded by the coding sequence GTGACGTGGGCATCTCCTTGGGCCTTTGGCTTTCTTGCTCCCTTAGTTTTGATTTTTATTTGGAGATGGTTCATGCGCAAAAGGCAGAGGCCGTCAGTTCAATTCAGCTCGATCAAAATTCTTAAGGCTGCTGGAAGTACACTTCGGGCTCGGCTCGTCGGTATTCCGACTGTTCTGAAACTGTTTGGTCTTTTCTTTGTGGTTGTCGCCTTGGCGCGTCCTCAAAAGAGTGACACGAAAATGAAGAGAAATGTTGAGAGCATTGATATTATGATCGTTCTAGATATTTCCGATAGTATGTTGATAGAGGATATGCAGCCAGAAAATCGTTTGGAGTCCTCGAAAAAAGTGATCCATGATTTTATCAAAGGGCGGATCTCAGATCGTATTGGGTTGGTCGTGTTTTCTGGGGAATCCTACACTCGGGTGCCCATGACGCTCGACTATCCCCTCCTCATGAATAATCTGGCGCAGGTCCAGACTTCGCGGAACATCAAGATGGGAACTGCCATCGGGGTCGCCTTGGCCAATGCGGTTGGTCGATTGAAGGACTCTACGGCAAAATCTCGGGTTGTTATCTTCTTAACAGATGGAGAAAATAACAGCGGAACTATTGATCCCCAGACCGCGATTGAAATGGCCCGGGACTTGGGTATTAAGGCCTATAGTATTGGAATGGGTCGAGACGGACAGGCTCAGTTACCTGTTTATCTTGATAATGGCAGGGGCGGAAAAGTTAAACGTTATCGTCCCATACATAGCGCCATCAATGATGAACTGCTGGGTCGAATGGCTTCAGAGACCGGCGGGAAATATTATCGAGCTATTGATGGTAAAGCTCTCGAAAATGTATTTAAGGATATTGATCGTCTAGAAAAAACCAAGGTTGAGGTCAATGAGTTCACAAGGTATTCAGAATTGTATCCACCCTACTTAGAGGCGGGCTTGGTACTGCTCATTATTTCTTCTTTTATAGGTAGAACTGTTTTGAGAAGGGGGCCTTGA
- a CDS encoding DUF58 domain-containing protein gives MSLPPEILKKVKLLELSTRRLVNNLFAGEYHSAFRGQGMTFSEFREYVPGDDVRAISWPVTARAGKPFIKKFDEEREMTVMLAVDVSGSVNFGSKEYFKGEIVTHLAALLSFSAAKNKDPVGLLLFSDQVEHYVPPKKGRGQIHRIMSDLYYFKPKSQGTGLKVALEFLQGVLKKKSHIFIFSDFMDEGFDGPLRMLGRKHDTVAAVVQDPAEREIPAMGIIDFHDAESGEIYTVDTSSPAFRKAFLESSQAKISSRELALKRARVDRIDLKAGEDIVEPLIAFFKRRSRR, from the coding sequence TTGAGTTTACCTCCTGAGATACTTAAAAAAGTGAAGTTGCTTGAATTGAGCACACGGCGTCTCGTGAATAATCTGTTCGCGGGAGAATATCATTCTGCGTTTCGTGGGCAGGGAATGACTTTTTCAGAATTTCGCGAGTACGTCCCGGGTGATGATGTTCGTGCGATCTCATGGCCTGTTACCGCGCGGGCGGGAAAGCCCTTTATCAAGAAATTTGATGAAGAGCGTGAAATGACTGTCATGTTGGCAGTCGATGTGAGTGGTTCTGTTAATTTTGGATCAAAGGAATATTTCAAGGGCGAAATCGTGACGCATTTGGCGGCCCTCCTTAGTTTTTCTGCTGCCAAAAACAAGGACCCAGTGGGTTTGCTCTTGTTTAGCGATCAGGTGGAGCACTATGTTCCTCCTAAAAAAGGACGGGGACAAATTCATCGCATCATGAGTGATTTATACTATTTTAAACCCAAATCTCAAGGAACTGGGCTCAAAGTCGCCCTTGAGTTTTTGCAAGGGGTCCTAAAAAAGAAGTCGCATATTTTTATTTTTAGCGATTTTATGGATGAAGGATTTGATGGTCCCCTGAGAATGTTGGGGCGCAAGCATGATACGGTTGCAGCCGTGGTGCAGGATCCGGCCGAGAGGGAGATTCCAGCAATGGGAATCATTGATTTTCATGACGCAGAGTCTGGTGAGATCTATACTGTGGATACCTCATCTCCTGCGTTTCGGAAGGCCTTTCTCGAATCCTCACAGGCAAAAATAAGCAGTCGGGAATTGGCTTTGAAAAGGGCCCGAGTGGATCGGATTGATTTGAAAGCCGGTGAAGATATTGTCGAACCCTTGATCGCCTTTTTCAAAAGAAGGAGTCGACGGTGA
- a CDS encoding MoxR family ATPase has translation MQVDILALNEAIKQESKFVERVIAEVGKVIVGQREMVESIIMGLLTGGHVLLEGVPGLAKTLVISSIGRATSLQFQRIQFTPDLLPTDLIGTMIFNMKTNEFMPKKGPIFTNIVLADEINRAPAKVQSALLEAMAEKQVTIGDETYPLARPFLVLATQNPLEQEGTYPLPEAQLDRFMFKVIVTYPKKEEEALILDRMSTDHSPQIESVIGKEELMRAKERIDAIYVDEKLKNYIVELVMATRSPSEYGLGHIQSLLAVGASPRATINLARAGRAHAFLRGRGFVTVEDIKAVAYNVLRHRLILTYEAEAEEVGSEEIIKELLSHIEVP, from the coding sequence GTGCAAGTGGACATACTGGCGCTAAATGAAGCGATCAAACAAGAAAGCAAATTTGTCGAGAGAGTTATAGCCGAAGTCGGAAAGGTCATTGTCGGACAAAGAGAAATGGTTGAGAGCATTATTATGGGTCTGTTAACCGGGGGCCATGTTTTGCTGGAAGGCGTACCGGGCTTGGCAAAAACCTTGGTCATTTCCTCTATCGGTCGAGCCACTTCCTTGCAATTTCAGAGAATACAATTCACCCCCGACCTTTTGCCTACGGATCTCATTGGGACGATGATTTTCAACATGAAGACGAATGAGTTTATGCCGAAGAAGGGACCTATTTTTACAAATATCGTTTTAGCTGATGAAATCAATCGGGCTCCAGCTAAAGTTCAGAGTGCCCTGCTCGAAGCCATGGCCGAAAAACAGGTGACGATTGGAGATGAAACCTATCCTTTGGCGCGACCCTTTTTGGTTCTGGCAACTCAAAACCCATTGGAACAAGAGGGAACTTATCCATTGCCTGAAGCCCAACTCGATCGATTTATGTTTAAGGTTATTGTGACCTATCCAAAAAAAGAAGAAGAGGCCTTGATTTTGGATAGGATGTCGACAGATCATTCGCCGCAGATTGAGTCGGTTATCGGAAAAGAAGAATTGATGCGAGCCAAAGAGAGAATTGACGCCATTTACGTCGACGAAAAATTGAAAAACTATATTGTGGAATTGGTTATGGCAACTCGCAGCCCGAGCGAATATGGTTTGGGTCATATACAGAGCTTGCTGGCTGTCGGCGCTTCTCCGCGAGCCACAATCAATTTGGCTCGTGCTGGCCGAGCCCATGCATTTCTGAGGGGACGTGGGTTTGTGACAGTTGAAGACATTAAGGCCGTTGCTTACAATGTTTTGCGCCACCGGTTGATTTTAACCTACGAAGCTGAGGCCGAAGAAGTCGGCTCCGAAGAGATCATTAAGGAGCTGCTCAGTCATATCGAGGTGCCATAA
- a CDS encoding M48 family metalloprotease: MNGSTKTWFLLSVVSISVISAFHSWGGRQGLLWGVIISLSVNCLIYFYNEVHLGNLFLGQLIEGQNPWGLLDTVQKLAKTARIPVPKVVVLGSLSPQAMVMGRSWNSATLYLTEGLLRTLSADEREAVIAYQISCIKKMDTLIFTFASAILGVIFTCSRIIDFLLRGIMGAKADPNSRQNHLCSWLFAPIATVIVKISIGSSRYLANDAMAASWLKDPKTLAQALWKLDSYASTMPLVIPPSTAPLFVVNPLTGRGWTRYFHVHPSVEKRIRNIIGYYPI; the protein is encoded by the coding sequence ATGAATGGATCGACCAAAACATGGTTTTTGCTGTCAGTAGTTTCGATATCTGTGATCTCAGCCTTTCATTCTTGGGGAGGCAGACAAGGCCTGTTGTGGGGCGTTATCATCTCGCTGAGCGTAAATTGCTTGATCTACTTTTATAATGAGGTCCACCTTGGAAACCTCTTTCTCGGACAACTGATCGAAGGTCAGAACCCTTGGGGGCTCTTAGACACTGTTCAAAAGCTTGCGAAGACTGCCAGAATTCCCGTTCCAAAAGTGGTGGTACTTGGCTCTCTTTCTCCTCAAGCCATGGTGATGGGACGAAGCTGGAATTCTGCTACTCTCTATTTGACTGAGGGGCTCCTCCGAACTCTCTCAGCTGATGAGAGAGAAGCCGTAATTGCCTACCAGATCTCTTGCATTAAAAAAATGGATACTCTTATCTTTACTTTTGCATCTGCGATCCTCGGTGTGATTTTTACCTGCTCAAGAATAATTGATTTTTTGCTCCGCGGAATAATGGGAGCCAAAGCCGATCCCAATTCTCGACAGAATCACCTTTGCAGTTGGCTCTTTGCGCCCATTGCCACAGTAATTGTGAAGATTTCCATCGGTTCGAGTCGATATCTAGCCAATGATGCCATGGCTGCTTCCTGGCTTAAAGATCCAAAGACCCTTGCACAAGCTCTCTGGAAGCTAGATTCCTATGCCTCAACAATGCCCTTGGTTATCCCCCCCTCTACAGCTCCCCTCTTTGTTGTCAACCCCTTGACTGGACGTGGTTGGACTCGTTACTTTCATGTTCATCCAAGCGTTGAAAAAAGAATTAGAAATATCATCGGATACTATCCAATTTAA
- a CDS encoding DUF1844 domain-containing protein translates to MGTEIKQENTKGLKADFSTLILSIASSAAMAMGLTPDPAGNITEKNLEMASFNIDLLILLQQKTKNNLDTEESRFLESLIRDLQVKFIQIK, encoded by the coding sequence ATGGGCACAGAAATAAAACAAGAAAACACCAAGGGTTTAAAGGCCGACTTTTCAACTCTCATTCTTTCCATCGCCTCTTCTGCCGCCATGGCAATGGGCCTCACGCCGGACCCCGCAGGCAATATAACTGAAAAGAATCTTGAAATGGCCAGCTTTAATATTGATCTGCTCATCCTTCTTCAACAAAAAACAAAGAACAACCTGGACACCGAAGAATCCCGCTTTCTTGAATCACTTATTCGTGATCTTCAAGTGAAATTTATACAAATTAAATAG
- a CDS encoding Do family serine endopeptidase, translating into MHKAKQRWLVVGTIFFGLSLAGWMSAYLPAGNAQHPKSPIRAGDPLPANLFIELNKVINPTVVNISTSQTPRQTGRRMPGYPDPFFDLFQQFMGPGPFNQEQQPRQSLGTGFVIREDGLILTNNHVVDKADVIKVQLNENDKETYDAKVIGKDASTDVALIKIETKKKLPAAKLGSSADLQVGEWVAAFGNPFGHGHTITKGIISALGREIDELNRFPFLQTDASINPGNSGGPLVNSMGLVVGVNTAIDARAQGIGFAIPIDDVKSILSVLEKDGGIKRGFLGVLMQDLDQESANSIGIDRTDGALLTQIIPESPAQKGGLKPYDLVIQLNGKKVSSTRDLSRSVLGLKAGDKVDVVVVRDKKEKKLQVTIGKHPDETDEGQLGQSMKRYNGQKAPFDLGFRVGDYSRELAAELGLPLLSEPRPVILDVERNSLAAVSGLAPGDIILDVNRQEVIKARDVLKTLRKDGINVLRVLKQNRVVLIYLKSQK; encoded by the coding sequence ATGCATAAGGCAAAGCAGAGATGGCTGGTAGTGGGAACGATATTTTTTGGCTTGTCCCTGGCGGGGTGGATGAGCGCGTACTTGCCGGCAGGAAATGCACAGCATCCTAAATCACCGATTCGGGCCGGAGATCCCTTACCTGCCAACCTTTTTATTGAACTTAATAAAGTGATCAATCCGACTGTTGTTAATATCTCTACCAGTCAAACTCCACGCCAGACGGGAAGAAGAATGCCGGGATACCCGGATCCTTTTTTTGATCTCTTCCAGCAGTTCATGGGTCCCGGTCCCTTTAATCAGGAACAGCAGCCACGCCAGTCACTTGGAACAGGCTTTGTCATTCGCGAAGACGGCTTGATACTTACCAATAATCACGTCGTCGACAAAGCTGATGTCATCAAAGTCCAGCTCAACGAAAACGATAAGGAAACATACGATGCGAAAGTGATTGGAAAGGATGCCAGTACTGATGTTGCTTTGATCAAAATTGAAACCAAAAAGAAACTTCCCGCAGCAAAATTAGGTTCAAGTGCAGATCTCCAAGTGGGCGAGTGGGTTGCTGCTTTTGGAAATCCTTTTGGACATGGGCACACAATCACCAAAGGCATTATCTCAGCCTTGGGACGAGAGATTGATGAGCTCAATCGCTTTCCCTTTTTGCAGACGGACGCCAGCATCAATCCGGGCAATTCTGGCGGACCTCTGGTGAATTCCATGGGGCTCGTCGTTGGAGTTAATACAGCTATAGACGCGCGCGCTCAGGGAATTGGTTTTGCAATTCCGATTGATGACGTAAAATCAATTCTCTCCGTTCTCGAAAAGGATGGAGGCATCAAACGTGGTTTTCTTGGCGTCCTGATGCAAGATCTCGATCAGGAGTCAGCAAATTCTATTGGAATTGACCGCACAGATGGAGCTCTGTTAACTCAAATTATCCCTGAAAGCCCAGCACAAAAAGGTGGTCTTAAACCCTACGACTTGGTGATTCAGTTAAATGGAAAAAAGGTGTCCAGCACACGCGATTTGAGTCGGAGTGTCTTAGGTCTCAAGGCCGGAGACAAAGTCGATGTGGTTGTGGTTCGCGACAAGAAGGAAAAAAAGCTCCAAGTGACGATTGGCAAACATCCTGATGAGACGGACGAGGGTCAGTTGGGTCAATCAATGAAGCGCTACAACGGTCAGAAGGCTCCCTTCGATTTAGGTTTTAGGGTTGGTGATTATTCGAGGGAACTCGCCGCTGAGCTTGGACTGCCCCTCCTCAGTGAACCTCGTCCCGTCATTCTCGATGTGGAAAGAAACTCCCTGGCCGCTGTATCGGGCTTGGCGCCCGGAGACATCATTCTTGACGTGAATCGTCAGGAAGTGATCAAGGCTCGCGATGTGCTAAAAACGCTCCGAAAAGACGGCATCAACGTCTTGCGAGTGCTGAAGCAAAACCGAGTCGTGTTGATTTATTTGAAGTCTCAGAAGTAA
- the spoVG gene encoding septation regulator SpoVG produces the protein MKITDVKVFPVNEERLKAYVTITIDDCFVVRDLKVIKGNDGLFVAMPSKRRKDGQFKDIAHPLNQETRSEIEKAIFDEFEKEIRSLGSSLDDLNQEDHGE, from the coding sequence ATGAAAATCACCGATGTTAAGGTATTCCCCGTTAACGAAGAACGCCTCAAGGCCTACGTCACTATCACCATCGACGATTGCTTTGTTGTTCGAGACCTGAAAGTCATCAAGGGGAATGATGGCCTCTTTGTAGCCATGCCCAGCAAGCGGCGCAAAGACGGACAGTTTAAAGACATTGCGCATCCCCTCAATCAAGAAACCAGAAGCGAAATCGAGAAAGCCATCTTTGATGAGTTCGAGAAAGAAATTCGATCGCTAGGAAGCAGCCTCGATGATTTAAACCAAGAAGACCACGGAGAGTAG
- a CDS encoding transposase translates to MSSKRRAFSQEYKAEAVDLAEKIGTTKASEDLGINPANIRRWKMETQSGRTARSGAKTYEELEFEVRELRKENEYLNKVSDVLKKSLGIISKDQMRNSK, encoded by the coding sequence ATGAGTTCAAAGAGAAGGGCTTTTTCACAAGAGTATAAGGCCGAAGCCGTTGATTTGGCTGAGAAAATTGGCACAACAAAGGCCTCGGAAGATCTAGGTATAAATCCGGCAAATATTCGTCGATGGAAAATGGAGACTCAATCAGGTCGCACCGCTCGCAGCGGTGCGAAAACCTATGAAGAACTGGAGTTTGAGGTTCGAGAACTCAGAAAGGAAAATGAGTACCTGAACAAAGTCAGCGATGTTCTAAAAAAAAGCCTAGGGATTATATCAAAGGATCAAATGAGAAATTCCAAATGA
- a CDS encoding IS3 family transposase, which produces MIFDLSNEVPIIRLCRHFGVSTSGYYQWKKNGQLKSMARKMEICKKIEEIFNVSKSTYGSPRIFHELRSEGFSVSENTVAKYMREMGLDARLKKKYRVRTTNSNHEGPIAPRVFRIEDDLPKESNQVLAGDITYLRFGSRFFYLAIVLDVCTRKVVGWSVTDSLETTGVLNALRMALANCRNRANIVFHSDRGIQYASKLFLALLNKNNVIPSMSRKGNCYDNSIVESWFKSFKSEWLYRHDYKTEAELRTLVFEYIEIWYNKKRLHSSLGYQSPLEYESTLNVNAA; this is translated from the coding sequence ATGATTTTCGATCTTTCAAATGAAGTTCCTATCATCCGGCTATGCAGACACTTTGGAGTGAGTACCAGCGGGTATTACCAGTGGAAAAAGAATGGCCAGTTGAAATCCATGGCGAGAAAAATGGAAATCTGCAAGAAAATTGAGGAGATTTTCAACGTGAGTAAAAGTACTTATGGGTCACCTAGGATCTTTCATGAGCTGAGAAGCGAGGGGTTCTCTGTAAGTGAAAATACTGTCGCGAAGTATATGAGGGAGATGGGATTGGATGCCAGGTTAAAGAAGAAATATCGAGTGAGAACGACTAATTCGAACCACGAGGGTCCAATTGCTCCACGAGTTTTCAGGATCGAGGATGATCTGCCTAAAGAGTCTAATCAGGTTTTGGCCGGAGATATAACCTATCTAAGATTTGGATCTCGCTTTTTCTATCTGGCCATAGTTCTCGATGTTTGTACCCGAAAAGTTGTGGGTTGGTCGGTCACTGACAGTTTGGAAACCACCGGAGTCTTAAATGCTCTGCGGATGGCGTTGGCTAATTGCAGAAATAGGGCGAACATCGTCTTCCACTCGGACCGCGGAATTCAGTACGCGAGCAAATTATTTTTGGCTTTGCTGAACAAAAATAATGTGATTCCGAGCATGAGTCGCAAGGGAAACTGTTACGATAATTCGATTGTTGAGAGTTGGTTCAAGTCATTCAAGTCTGAGTGGCTTTACCGTCATGACTACAAAACAGAAGCGGAGCTGAGAACCTTGGTTTTTGAGTATATTGAAATCTGGTACAACAAAAAGAGATTGCATTCATCACTTGGCTATCAGAGTCCTTTAGAGTATGAGTCAACACTAAATGTAAATGCCGCCTGA
- a CDS encoding PD-(D/E)XK motif protein — protein sequence MKINENTWDKVNDRNTSCFSSRKYNYLREFDAGKWAVHLCKEVSTDLNGVMFVAKRTFANDKVLPVTKGFEVRFDFYNNLPSDEVAIVIKLRGNEYSAAFTYLIDDIFNGFNALQADKDVVDYFFNRLDVWKTFFDRADSKGLSDTYRRGLFAELYFIKNALFPHYGAKCIKFWTGPEAGIHDFELGKIAVEVKSSAGNKSTKIKISNERQLDDSGYDLLLLFQVSLSVRKNHQPTLVDMVKEVATLFHSDHGRLVQFKNFLLMAGYHPMHEELYLTEGYHVDETNVYKVSQGFPRIIGSQVPSGVGGIKYSVDLSACSQFKIDAAAAEASIKTGSK from the coding sequence GTGAAAATCAATGAAAACACGTGGGATAAAGTCAATGATAGGAATACATCCTGTTTTTCTTCCCGCAAATACAATTATCTTAGGGAATTTGATGCCGGTAAGTGGGCGGTACACCTTTGCAAAGAGGTAAGCACAGATCTAAATGGCGTAATGTTCGTGGCAAAAAGAACATTCGCCAACGACAAAGTATTGCCTGTTACAAAGGGATTTGAGGTTCGTTTCGATTTTTACAATAATTTGCCGAGTGATGAAGTCGCAATTGTAATTAAACTCCGCGGAAACGAATACAGCGCTGCATTTACTTATCTAATTGATGACATTTTTAATGGATTCAATGCTCTCCAGGCAGACAAAGACGTAGTTGATTACTTCTTCAATCGACTTGATGTTTGGAAAACTTTTTTTGACAGGGCCGATAGCAAGGGACTTTCTGATACTTACCGGAGGGGCCTATTTGCGGAACTGTATTTCATAAAAAATGCGCTTTTCCCGCACTATGGGGCGAAATGCATTAAATTTTGGACCGGACCCGAAGCTGGCATTCATGACTTTGAACTGGGGAAAATTGCCGTAGAGGTTAAATCGAGCGCTGGTAACAAGTCGACAAAAATTAAAATCTCAAATGAACGGCAGTTAGATGATTCGGGATATGACCTTCTCCTGCTATTTCAAGTTTCGCTGAGTGTACGGAAGAATCACCAGCCAACGTTGGTTGATATGGTCAAAGAAGTTGCCACTCTCTTTCATTCGGATCATGGGCGTCTTGTTCAATTCAAAAATTTCTTGCTGATGGCGGGATATCATCCAATGCACGAGGAGTTATACCTCACCGAGGGATATCACGTAGACGAAACAAATGTTTATAAAGTATCCCAGGGATTCCCACGAATCATTGGAAGCCAAGTTCCCTCAGGCGTCGGTGGAATAAAATATTCCGTTGATCTGTCGGCTTGTTCTCAGTTCAAGATTGACGCGGCTGCGGCCGAAGCATCAATAAAGACTGGTTCAAAATGA
- a CDS encoding Z1 domain-containing protein codes for MKAAEGIQQDWNALVDEALRDINDFSKGGRSRDEIFKKLQKSNTPDQVIDEAFKQYLEKVACLSGAHVLKDKKSSEKMRWYKPTLEPDENSRWGKLRKVLQSKSWTADHISDLDNQSNSVVSNLMAPNGAPGIVKGLVLGYVQSGKTANFSATIAKACDEKYKIIIVLAGTHNSLRAQTEKRLEAELIVPHGGRNAFRLTNTNEDGDFKAPPTPVNSFLTSEGKIIFSVLKKNTTVLRKFKSWIMEADTEILKHSPVLIIDDEADQASLNESRNDRERTATNKLIVELLQFFGKNAPTSYVGYTATPFANILLDANDEEDLFPRDFIVALKAPETYVGAERLFGRVGLDGDISPPLDLIRNIEVAETVDSDDVAGVKVTQSLEVAIHTFLLAGAERIRRAQALNKAEIAKDVTMLVHTSQLTDDHCDLTSEIDGHLRIIKAKFAARDSSLKITLEKIWKEDFVRLNSSTTFRNIEMGTFSDAWDCLEIFLNEIKVVEINSKSKDAISFTDEKTWAIIVGGNKLSRGLTIEGLTVSYFHRTSKGYDTLLQMGRWFGYRPNYLDLTRIFVTSEMEANFHHLATVENDLREDIERMVENGETPLDMALRVRAHDELEITLKQSRRNATISSTTFSGQKISTTLARLDDLAWAKKNADAVKRLVNDLDKAGFREPVSFMEFRNCLLFKDVPRKQSYSS; via the coding sequence ATGAAAGCTGCCGAAGGTATCCAACAAGATTGGAATGCATTAGTCGATGAAGCCCTAAGGGATATCAATGATTTCTCGAAGGGCGGACGTTCGCGTGACGAGATTTTCAAAAAACTCCAAAAAAGCAATACACCAGACCAAGTAATTGATGAGGCTTTCAAGCAATACTTGGAAAAAGTCGCATGTCTTTCTGGCGCTCATGTTTTGAAGGATAAAAAGTCCAGTGAGAAGATGCGCTGGTATAAGCCAACTCTCGAACCTGACGAAAATTCAAGATGGGGAAAGCTGCGAAAAGTCCTTCAGAGCAAGAGCTGGACCGCTGACCACATTTCAGATTTGGACAACCAAAGCAACAGTGTTGTCTCGAATCTAATGGCACCGAATGGCGCCCCAGGAATCGTGAAAGGCCTCGTCCTAGGATATGTACAGAGCGGTAAGACCGCTAATTTTTCGGCCACTATCGCAAAAGCCTGTGATGAAAAATACAAAATTATCATTGTGTTAGCGGGTACCCACAATAGTTTGCGTGCGCAGACAGAAAAGCGACTTGAGGCTGAACTAATTGTCCCACACGGCGGGCGGAATGCCTTTAGATTGACGAATACAAACGAGGACGGAGATTTCAAAGCACCGCCCACGCCTGTGAACTCCTTTTTGACGTCAGAGGGCAAAATTATCTTTTCCGTGCTAAAGAAAAATACGACGGTTCTTAGAAAATTTAAGAGCTGGATCATGGAAGCGGATACGGAAATTCTCAAGCACTCGCCCGTATTAATCATCGATGACGAGGCTGACCAGGCAAGCTTAAATGAATCCCGGAATGATCGCGAGCGAACGGCGACTAATAAACTAATCGTCGAGCTATTGCAGTTTTTTGGAAAAAATGCACCAACGAGTTATGTCGGATACACAGCCACTCCATTTGCCAACATTCTGTTAGATGCGAATGACGAAGAAGATCTCTTTCCTCGAGACTTTATAGTCGCTCTGAAGGCACCCGAAACTTATGTGGGAGCAGAGCGTCTCTTTGGGCGGGTTGGGTTAGATGGCGATATTTCTCCACCTCTCGATTTAATCAGAAATATTGAAGTCGCCGAAACCGTGGATTCTGATGATGTTGCGGGCGTAAAAGTAACCCAAAGTCTCGAAGTTGCCATCCACACGTTCCTGTTGGCAGGAGCGGAGAGGATTCGTCGAGCGCAAGCACTAAATAAAGCAGAAATTGCGAAAGATGTCACAATGCTTGTGCACACTTCACAATTGACTGACGATCACTGTGACTTAACTTCAGAAATCGACGGGCACTTACGGATTATAAAAGCAAAGTTTGCTGCGAGAGACTCCAGCTTGAAAATCACACTTGAAAAGATATGGAAAGAAGATTTCGTCAGATTAAATTCAAGTACGACATTCCGAAACATAGAAATGGGTACATTTAGCGACGCGTGGGATTGTTTAGAAATCTTCCTAAATGAAATCAAAGTTGTGGAAATCAACTCTAAATCAAAAGATGCAATCTCATTTACGGATGAAAAGACTTGGGCGATTATTGTTGGCGGGAATAAACTCTCTCGCGGACTTACAATTGAAGGTCTAACCGTTAGCTACTTCCATCGCACTAGCAAGGGATATGACACGTTACTTCAGATGGGCAGATGGTTTGGATACAGACCCAATTATTTAGATCTAACGCGGATTTTTGTAACTTCTGAAATGGAGGCAAATTTTCATCATTTGGCCACGGTAGAAAATGATCTGCGTGAGGACATTGAGCGAATGGTGGAAAATGGAGAAACTCCGCTAGATATGGCATTGCGTGTCCGGGCCCATGACGAATTGGAAATTACCTTGAAACAGTCTCGACGGAACGCCACAATTAGCAGTACGACGTTCTCAGGGCAAAAAATTTCAACGACGCTTGCAAGGCTAGACGACCTTGCTTGGGCCAAGAAAAATGCAGATGCCGTGAAGCGTTTGGTAAATGATCTTGATAAGGCTGGCTTTCGTGAGCCAGTTTCATTTATGGAATTTCGAAACTGTCTCCTCTTCAAAGACGTGCCCCGGAAACAATCGTACAGTTCTTGA
- a CDS encoding cold shock domain-containing protein, producing the protein MAIRWQVGTVRWFNEASGLGIIEDDAGRTYEVHYSAIQSDKKWKTLHENKKVRFIPLDDPDYMIAEQVKEVA; encoded by the coding sequence ATGGCAATTCGTTGGCAAGTTGGAACAGTACGCTGGTTTAATGAAGCATCGGGCTTAGGTATCATTGAAGACGACGCCGGCAGGACATACGAAGTCCACTATTCGGCGATCCAATCCGACAAAAAATGGAAGACTCTCCACGAGAACAAAAAAGTTCGATTCATTCCCTTAGATGATCCTGACTATATGATCGCTGAACAGGTCAAGGAAGTTGCATAA